In Octopus sinensis unplaced genomic scaffold, ASM634580v1 Contig18720, whole genome shotgun sequence, the genomic stretch CTGGGGTCATCATCCTTGTTCTGCAAAGTGCGTAGGTTCAACAGATGCACATCACATGTCAGACCACTGCTACTGCCATCAAGGGTAGAAGAGAAGGAAGGTAACAGCTGAAGATCAATATTACTACTGTCGGGATTCCTTGGTGACACATACAGTGGGTGGATGAGGTGCAATGAAGTGAGATGGGCCAGCAATGAGAGAGGTTTTACTTGGTTCTTCATTTCAAGCTGCAAAAAATATATTTGGGGGAGATAGTTGATATAGTTTGTTAGAGCTttataatttcaaagaaaaattttaacaataattaaaaaGGAATCTGATTTAACAAGTTACTATACTTTCAAAAGCTCTACTCCACTACTAATTAGGACATGTAAGTTGTGCCAAATTAACATCAACATAGAAGAATGTAATATTATAGAGATTTTAAACTCTTCATGACACATCATTTAACTCCCCCGCCCCCTAGTCATGCAATCCCAAAAATGGCAATGCAccgaagtgaataaaaaaaaaagattaacaaTTCTCTTGTAATATTCTCTAATATTTAGGcttaaaaaccaaacaaaaaaatgcaATTCTATGCACAAATTACTGTGGTTGAGAAGAATTGTACATAATGCATAAGAGGGAAGACAGTGCTGGCATAGGTAAGTAATGTCTATGGAAAATTTCAGTCATGCCAAAACTGTTGAGCAGTCCAAGTGATGGAATTTGTGAAAGGAAGAGACCATGGGAAGAAATGGTGAAAGCTTGGAGGAATGGGGAGACAAAAATGGACAGAAAACtgaggatggtgatggtaatggtagtagtggtaggaTGAATAATAGAAACATTTGGGGGTCTGTTTTACACCCATTGTAATGTGGCTCTATTATAGACCATTTTGATAATGAATAAACAGCAACCTTATTATCATGGCTGATGACTTTAATGGATATGTTAGGCTACACATAGATACCTACTCATGCACACATGGAAGCTATAGATATAGTAAAAGGAATGAAGGCTCAGTGTTTTGTAGCACAAATGACCAAGACATTTGCAACGTTATCTTCCAGAAAAAAACCCAGTCACATGACCATCTGCTGCTCATGTGAACATGTATGCCAAAAAAATTACACACTCACTAGGAAACAGGACGGCCAGCTAATTATGAAAGCTAAGTTTTTCACGGGTGAAGAATGTAGCATTCAACATAGTTTGATGATTAGTAACTTGAAAAACAAGAATTACACAGACTCAGAGATGAGACAATCTGGAGAAAggtgtggaaactgaaagatctcTATAAAACACTGATTCAAAGAGATTTCAGATGAGGAATATGTTGAGAAGGAAAAATGACCTAAGACAAAGAGTATAAATATAGAAGACAGCCTGCTGCAGCAAAGTTTCAACCAAACATGATGATATGATGGGGGAATGGTACAAGAGACAGACCCATCAAAGCTATATGACTGATAAGATGAGAGTAGGGAAGAACATCAAGAAACTAGATGAAAAGCTAGACAATAGGTACATAAAGcaaagaaagaagcagaaaataaGAGGTTTGTCAATGTACTATGATGAGAGGGGTAAAGTGTTTTAAATTGCAAAGCAGTGTGTCAGTATGTGAATCAATACATCATTCAGGAAAAGTATATTTAGAGTGACAATGGTACACTCTCCATTACCATGCTGAAAAGAAATTCTTGGAAATGCTGCTATGAAAAGTTGATGAATATAGAGAAAGTGTGGGAAACAGAAGGATGAGTTAAGAAGATGACACCTGTAGAGTCAAAGTGATTGAAAAACATTAACGGAGGGAAGGCAGGTGGCCTGTCAAGGATAGTCAATGAAGTGGTGAAAATCAAAGTAGGGATAGTGCTAGTCACTTGTGTAGTCAGCCATGTAGTACAAAGAGGTGATATGccctcattcactcattcatttgtCAGAATattcaaactcaacacaaaattattcacagaaagaaattaatattaaatatactcACAAGAGGGGAAATCTTTCTTATTTCTAGAAGAAGCCGGAATTTGTTAGGGGTCTGTTTGTTATCAAGCACACCCTGGCCCAGACCTCGGCTATCATCTTGGTTGAGGCGACGGTCCAACATCACTTCCATCTCACCAGGCTTCAGATAGGCAGCTCCAAGTGACTGACCAGACAAGATGTTTAATCGTTTCTGGGAATTCTCCACAAACATAGCAGTTGGCATGGGATAGTAGTTGGCCTGCAAAGGCAACTTGCTGTATGTTTTACGCCGGTGCATCTGGAAACCATTTAGGTCAGTGTGGAAAGAGTTGTCCTCACTCTTAATATCACTACACACCCTCATGGCCATCTCAAAGTTCAGCTTGTCTCTAATGTCCACTATATTGTAGATGTCCAGTGACAAACTGTCTGCACCTGGTGAATTATATAACCTCACAACATGCTCTACATTTTCCACAAAGACACTCACTTCAGATACAACAGTGCCTTGAATGACACGAATGAATGGGTCGACAATTGTTACTTCTCGACCTTCACCATCTGGCAGGAATAGATAAGCACCACTCTTTTCAGAAGATTTTCGAGTGCCATATGTTACAAATTTGATGCTGACTGGGTGTGTAATACCCTCTGCTTTAAATGTGATGTTTTGTAACAGCCCTGTTGCCTGGCTGAAGCCAGCCTTCATGTAATAGTTCTCAAGACTGAACGGCTTTGATGGGGACTTCTTTATTGTGAACACTGAACTGGAATGTTCCATGTTCATGTTTGAGTTGTAAAATGTTATCTCCGATGGCACAGCTTTTTTTGTGGACAGTTTGTGTGTTTTCTCGATTGTGTATTGGCAAATGCCCAATGCTTGGATGGCCATCACAAATGACACCTTGTAGACGTCTGTGGAGACAGAATCCCGGTCAGTCCAGAACAAGTCAATCTGTGAAGGAATGATCTTTCCCCTAGGATCTCTGACAATAACAAATGGGGAGTCAACATAGACACTCACCACAGTATCTCGCTTATGCGCCAATGAGTTGTAAAATATAACAGACctagaaaattacaataaaatataattaaatcaataagagtgttgtagtttgcttgaagcattgtagaaGAAGGGAAAGTGCAAAGGCCCATCCTCAGAAGGAAACAGTGTAGGAAATGTTCAGTCATGGACATTTCCCAGACTGTTTCCTTCTGAGGATGGACTTTTGTGCCTTAAATATAAAGGATTTTATAAAACTTTTGGCATTGTTAGAAGcttaattttctctttccttttccttcttccataattaaattattgtaatcataatatataaagaaagcaaaacaaagcaaaacatggTCTATTCCTGGGGTAGACAGAGCTGTGCTCAGCTGTGTAGTGAAAATATATCGTAACAATAATATTACTGAACTAATgagaattgtttctaatttaggtaatAAGGGGAAAAGGGTGTTTGTCAATTACAATTAATCCAGTATATGActagtatttcactttattgacTGAAAAGGAATGTAACATAAAGTTGACtaatgcagaatttgaactcagaatgtaagaagcCAGAACAAATAGAGCAAGAAAGTTTGTCCAGTGCTtataacagttctgccaatctactgctttaacaacaacaacggtttcaaattttggcacatggttagcaattttgggggaggggttaagttgattatatcaactacaGCTTATTTTagcttcaaaaggatgaaagacaaaggtgattttggaggcatttgaactcagaacataaagagagacaaaatgccacaaagcatttttcctggtgtgctaacaattctgccagttcaccaccttagatattgatttcaaattttggcacaaggcctgaaatttgggggaaggggttaagtcaattacaccacttcctgtgttt encodes the following:
- the LOC115231539 gene encoding LOW QUALITY PROTEIN: alpha-mannosidase 2x-like (The sequence of the model RefSeq protein was modified relative to this genomic sequence to represent the inferred CDS: inserted 1 base in 1 codon), with the translated sequence IKFGTLSDYFNAIYKKHKIAPGDPPQXIPSLSGDFFTYADRDDHYWSGYYTSRPFQKVLDREMEHQLRSAEILFFLVSRYLKIHDGIKFPLIEFMQSLVNARRNIALFQHHDGITGTSKDVVVDDYIDRLLTAMMEMKRLTTESITFLMMKEKSKYSYSKEKPMFNVDEKKEKHFSIPERSVLKISDTPQSVIFYNSLAHKRDTVVSVYVDSPFVIVRDPRGKIIPSQIDLFWTDRDSVSTDVYKVSFVMAIQALGICQYTIEKTHKLSTKKAVPSEITFYNSNMNMEHSSSVFTIKKSPSKPFSLENYYMKAGFSQATGLLQNITFKAEGITHPVSIKFVTYGTRKSSEKSGAYLFLPDGEGREVTIVDPFIRVIQGTVVSEVSVFVENVEHVVRLYNSPGADSLSLDIYNIVDIRDKLNFEMAMRVCSDIKSEDNSFHTDLNGFQMHRRKTYSKLPLQANYYPMPTAMFVENSQKRLNILSGQSLGAAYLKPGEMEVMLDRRLNQDDSRGLGQGVLDNKQTPNKFRLLLEIRKISPLLEMKNQVKPLSLLAHLTSLHLIHPLYVSPRNPDSSNIDLQLLPSFSSTLDGSSSGLTCDVHLLNLRTLQNKDDDPSLKFVPQNSAALILHRFSFDCDFPNLGLSCTIGNGKVDLNSLFKDIKLKDIRSTSLSLLYESNSSLSQSHLFIKPNDISAFKITPY